Proteins co-encoded in one Medicago truncatula cultivar Jemalong A17 chromosome 8, MtrunA17r5.0-ANR, whole genome shotgun sequence genomic window:
- the LOC11433206 gene encoding transcription factor bHLH137 isoform X1, whose amino-acid sequence MAAFSYQYQQPFLVDSTYFTNINTSLPPSHLFHNHQELSLSNQETSCVDQNSKNSISNNQSPESSMVVDNLEKGEQVTQKAVTSMEKKRRIRNKTSLTKDISKEEKSKKQKKSSGEGMKGEEKKKEEKKDQKKNVEEVPTGYIHVRARRGQATDSHSLAERVRREKISERMKILQQLVPGCDRVTGKALVLDEIINYVQSLQNQVEFLSMKLASVNPIFFDFAMDLDTLLVRPDHQRLNSITSPSTPIPHVSLCSSNHATPFADTITTSFHPANNDYVLDYPTSIFLQGQRSNTFFEHTDGPFWDVEDQRQKLLNPYGFGNNTCSLN is encoded by the exons ATGGCAGCTTTTTCATACCAATACCAACAACCCTTTCTTGTTGACTCTACATACTTCACCAATATAAACACTTCTCTTCCTCCTTCTCATCTTTTTCATAATCATCAAGAACTCTCTCTCAGTAATCAAGAAACTAGTTGTGTTGATCAAAACTCTAAGAATAGCATAAGTAACAACCAGAGTCCTGAATCATCCATGGTAGTGGACAATCTTGAAAAGGGTGAACAAGTTACTCAGAAAGCTGTTACTTCTatggagaagaaaagaagaatcaGAAATAAGACTTCTTTGACTAAG GATATCTCAAAAGAAGAGaaaagcaaaaaacaaaagaagagtAGTGGTGAAGGGATGAAAGgagaggaaaagaaaaaagaagagaagaaggatcaaaagaaaaatgttgaagAAGTTCCAACTGGTTATATCCATGTCAGAGCAAGAAGGGGTCAGGCAACAGATAGCCACAGCCTTGCTGAAAGG gtgagaagagagaaaataagtgaAAGAATGAAGATATTGCAGCAACTTGTGCCGGGCTGTGATAGG GTAACCGGAAAGGCCCTTGTGTTGGATGAAATAATCAATTATGTACAGTCCTTACAAAATCAAGTAGAG TTCTTGTCAATGAAACTTGCTTCAGTGAATCCAATCTTCTTTGACTTTGCAATGGACCTAGACACACTCTTGGTTAGACCAGATCATCAG AGGTTAAATAGCATAACATCACCATCAACACCAATACCACATGTATCATTATGCAGCTCCAACCATGCCACACCTTTTGCTGACACAATTACCACAAGCTTCCATCCTGCTAATAATGACTATGTTTTGGATTATCcaacttcaatttttcttcaaGGGCAGAGGTCAAATACCTTCTTTGAG CACACTGATGGACCATTTTGGGACGTAGAAGACCAACGACAAAAGCTTCTTAATCCATATGGATTCGGCAACAACACATGTTCCTTAAATTAA
- the LOC11433206 gene encoding transcription factor bHLH137 isoform X2 — translation MAAFSYQYQQPFLVDSTYFTNINTSLPPSHLFHNHQELSLSNQETSCVDQNSKNSISNNQSPESSMVVDNLEKGEQVTQKAVTSMEKKRRIRNKTSLTKDISKEEKSKKQKKSSGEGMKGEEKKKEEKKDQKKNVEEVPTGYIHVRARRGQATDSHSLAERVRREKISERMKILQQLVPGCDRFLSMKLASVNPIFFDFAMDLDTLLVRPDHQRLNSITSPSTPIPHVSLCSSNHATPFADTITTSFHPANNDYVLDYPTSIFLQGQRSNTFFEHTDGPFWDVEDQRQKLLNPYGFGNNTCSLN, via the exons ATGGCAGCTTTTTCATACCAATACCAACAACCCTTTCTTGTTGACTCTACATACTTCACCAATATAAACACTTCTCTTCCTCCTTCTCATCTTTTTCATAATCATCAAGAACTCTCTCTCAGTAATCAAGAAACTAGTTGTGTTGATCAAAACTCTAAGAATAGCATAAGTAACAACCAGAGTCCTGAATCATCCATGGTAGTGGACAATCTTGAAAAGGGTGAACAAGTTACTCAGAAAGCTGTTACTTCTatggagaagaaaagaagaatcaGAAATAAGACTTCTTTGACTAAG GATATCTCAAAAGAAGAGaaaagcaaaaaacaaaagaagagtAGTGGTGAAGGGATGAAAGgagaggaaaagaaaaaagaagagaagaaggatcaaaagaaaaatgttgaagAAGTTCCAACTGGTTATATCCATGTCAGAGCAAGAAGGGGTCAGGCAACAGATAGCCACAGCCTTGCTGAAAGG gtgagaagagagaaaataagtgaAAGAATGAAGATATTGCAGCAACTTGTGCCGGGCTGTGATAGG TTCTTGTCAATGAAACTTGCTTCAGTGAATCCAATCTTCTTTGACTTTGCAATGGACCTAGACACACTCTTGGTTAGACCAGATCATCAG AGGTTAAATAGCATAACATCACCATCAACACCAATACCACATGTATCATTATGCAGCTCCAACCATGCCACACCTTTTGCTGACACAATTACCACAAGCTTCCATCCTGCTAATAATGACTATGTTTTGGATTATCcaacttcaatttttcttcaaGGGCAGAGGTCAAATACCTTCTTTGAG CACACTGATGGACCATTTTGGGACGTAGAAGACCAACGACAAAAGCTTCTTAATCCATATGGATTCGGCAACAACACATGTTCCTTAAATTAA